tttttggtaaaaaaaaaacaattttcaaaGTATTTGGAATTGATTCTCCTGTATTCACACAAGCATAAGTGCTGTGGCCATCTGTATTTgcgccggagctgtccaaaaaaaaaatgttttttggaCAGTTAGAAACTACACAGTTTGGAGAAAaagtataaatacaaataacgcCTATAGCAAAGTTTACAAATCATCAAAATAAGTAATTACCACATTGTTTTTCATCAGATCGATCATAGCATTGTATGATGCCGTCACAGCGAGCCCCAACTGACACGCATAATCCGTTGCGGCAACGCCAATCTTGAGGTGAACAGGTTTCCAATGATAAAAGACGGCAAACTCGTATGCCGCGTTCCTTATCCACTAGTTGACATGCCTCTGTTTCTAGAGCGCATAGACCACCGCaacctaataaaaaataaacctccttatctaatattataattcaaatatcttCTGAAGAAGATAATTACAGAACTATTACTAccagaaaaaatataattaaaccgATTTAACTCCTTAAACAGTGTgctgttaaaaattagttttgttaAATTACCTGTAGGGTCTTGAATGTCAGTCGCTATTTTGCACATTGATGTCCCACTTTCTTCCTCCAACATACACACTTCATTACTTTGGCACGCACAAAACTTTTGCGATAAATCCCTATTGATTATTTCTTTTGGCAATTCCCTTATCGGTTTTATTTTCGGAtaggtttttatatttttacgaatTTTTGCTATAGCTTCGTTTACAATTAGTTCCGTAGTTGATAGTAATTTATCCGTCGTCGATTCTATGACATCAATGTTGGTCGTCGGGTTTGAGTGAATATCAATAATAGCTGAGGATGTTTCATTCACATCCACATTTACACTTGGCACTACGGTTGTGCTATTCTGGGCACGTATGAAACTAGGAGTAGAAAAATTAACCAAAACCAAACATATCACGACTACAGCCACAATCATTACACTTATTGAGCAAGCTTTAAGTTGAGTCCTCTTCTCCGTCAGACTTTCAGTTGACGCAAAATTAAGTATAGACCTGAGACCTTTGAGGCTTTTTCTTAGTCTACGCCTGTCTAAATTACTATTTGGAGAATTGTATGTGGAACAAGTATATTTTTGGCGGAAGCTGCTATCGACCTGTCTTGAAATCGAAGGAATGTTTCGAGCATCATCGTGTTCTTCTTCAattatagcaaaatgttcGTGTAAACTaacttcaatatttttaatagcatTTTGATTGCATTTCGGAGTTGAATGGTTTCGGGGCAAAAAATTTGGATCAACGCACGGTGATGTTATTTcgtaatttcttatttttcctCTACAGGTGTAACAATTGGATATTGCCCTGTTTTCAATAAacggtgtttttatt
The Pieris napi chromosome 1, ilPieNapi1.2, whole genome shotgun sequence DNA segment above includes these coding regions:
- the LOC125049449 gene encoding uncharacterized protein LOC125049449 is translated as MTLSNSNSNQDTVQTDHGADDFSTDWKILYNSQLWTNSELRRQIIKTPFIENRAISNCYTCRGKIRNYEITSPCVDPNFLPRNHSTPKCNQNAIKNIEVSLHEHFAIIEEEHDDARNIPSISRQVDSSFRQKYTCSTYNSPNSNLDRRRLRKSLKGLRSILNFASTESLTEKRTQLKACSISVMIVAVVVICLVLVNFSTPSFIRAQNSTTVVPSVNVDVNETSSAIIDIHSNPTTNIDVIESTTDKLLSTTELIVNEAIAKIRKNIKTYPKIKPIRELPKEIINRDLSQKFCACQSNEVCMLEEESGTSMCKIATDIQDPTGCGGLCALETEACQLVDKERGIRVCRLLSLETCSPQDWRCRNGLCVSVGARCDGIIQCYDRSDEKQCECDLTKQFRCGHSLSCFPNKKLCDGVIDCWDGFDEVNCTMACSDDQFPCNNGQCIVSSRFCDGFADCADGSDEPHGCDAACGAHELKCVNQRCVSLELRCNNRDDCGDNTDEIQCS